The Fusobacterium massiliense sequence AAGCCAGAAGATGTATATTATTTGTTACAAGGAATTATAGATTATATAATAACATCTAATGTTATTTTACAAGATGGAGAAACAATAGGATTTTCTGAGGAACAAAAAATATCAATAACAGAATCTGATGGAGTTGCTATTGAAGGGAAAAGTTTGAAATTAGGATTTTAATTAAGAAATTTTATTATTTAATTCTATAGTTTTCTAGAAAATGAAAATAAAGTCTCTTGACAGCCGTATGAGTTCTACGAGCTCAATGAACACAGGCTCTTCGAACTAATACGGACGTCAGAGACTAATTCTCACTATTTAATTTTTATAAGTTTCTATAGGAATAAAAATAAAGTCTCCTGACAGCCGTATGACTCTTCCGAGCTCACCGAAATGCTCTTCAGAGTAATACGGACGTCGGAGACTAATTTTGCTATTTAGTTTTATATTTTTAGAATAAAAAAAACCAAAGAGATTTAATGTTAAATACATTAAATCTTTTTGGTTTTGGGGAGCAATTTTATTTGAATATCTTTTTAAAAGTATTCATAATTTCATTTACAGAAAGTATTTCTTTAATTTTCCAAGCATCTCTACCTGCAAAGAATATACCTCCGTTAAAATCACCATCGTGGGCTTTTCTTAATTTTTCATTGACACAAAACTTTCTAGTACATTTTTTTAAACAATTAGTACAGTGACTAGGCAAGTCAGTAGTTTCGTGTAAAACTTTTTCAACATATGGGCTAGTTATTGCATTAGCAGGTAAACCAGCTGAACTCATTATTTTTACTATGTCTCCTTCTTTTGCATTAACATACATTTCTTTAAATATTTCACTTACTCCACATTCTTTAGAAGCAACAAAACGACTTCCCATTTGTATACCTTGAGCTCCTAATGAAAGCATTCTTTCTCCATCTTCGGGAGTCATAACTCCACCAGCTCCTATAACAGGTATAGAAATATTATGAGAAACTTCAGGAACTATATCCCAAGAATCAAACTCACTACCTAAATGTCCTCCAGCATTTCCACCTTCAACAATTACAGCAGGAGCACCTAATTTTTCAGAAATCTTTGCTAATTTTAAAGAAGACACTATTGGAATAGCTTGAACACCTTTATCTTTTACATATTGAAAAATATCTCTTGAAAATCCAGCTCCAAATATTATGAATTGCACTCCTCCTTCGATGGAAGCATCAACTAAATCCATAAAATTTGTGGTAGCAAACATAATATTTACACCTAAAACTTTCCCAGCACCAATTATTTTTTCTTTAGTTTTTTTAATTTCATCTAATAAATCTGATTTTGAAAGACCAGTTCCGGCTATAACTCCAACCCCACCAGCATTACTAACAGACGCAGCAAGATCAGACATCGACACTCCAATAGCCATACCACCTTGGAAAATAGGCACTTTTATATCAATATTTCCAATTCTAAGCATAAATACCTCC is a genomic window containing:
- a CDS encoding NAD(P)H-dependent flavin oxidoreductase, with protein sequence MLRIGNIDIKVPIFQGGMAIGVSMSDLAASVSNAGGVGVIAGTGLSKSDLLDEIKKTKEKIIGAGKVLGVNIMFATTNFMDLVDASIEGGVQFIIFGAGFSRDIFQYVKDKGVQAIPIVSSLKLAKISEKLGAPAVIVEGGNAGGHLGSEFDSWDIVPEVSHNISIPVIGAGGVMTPEDGERMLSLGAQGIQMGSRFVASKECGVSEIFKEMYVNAKEGDIVKIMSSAGLPANAITSPYVEKVLHETTDLPSHCTNCLKKCTRKFCVNEKLRKAHDGDFNGGIFFAGRDAWKIKEILSVNEIMNTFKKIFK